From Arthrobacter sp. FW306-2-2C-D06B, a single genomic window includes:
- a CDS encoding GntR family transcriptional regulator encodes MANQLGLTIDRSSPVPLYHQVVQGIEAAIHSGMLEPGSRLDNEIDLAAQLNLSRPTMRKAMDELVRSGLLVRKRGVGTQVVSSQVRRPLELSSLFDDLTNNGKKPTTQVLSFSHMEADAATLTALQLPAGSKVYHFTRLRKVGGKPLALMENWVRDDITTMDESMLASEGLYAILRRGGVNFRLASQRIGAMIANDYQAPLLEAEVGSALVTMERTAVDDTGRMVETGHHVYRADSYSFEMTLVQR; translated from the coding sequence ATGGCGAATCAACTTGGCCTCACAATCGACCGGTCTTCCCCTGTGCCTTTGTACCACCAGGTGGTCCAGGGCATCGAGGCCGCCATCCACAGCGGAATGCTGGAACCCGGCAGCCGTTTGGACAACGAAATCGACCTCGCCGCCCAGCTCAACCTGTCCAGGCCCACCATGCGCAAGGCCATGGACGAGCTCGTCCGCTCAGGCCTGCTGGTCCGGAAACGCGGCGTCGGCACCCAGGTAGTGTCGAGCCAGGTCCGCCGGCCCCTCGAGCTCTCCAGCCTCTTTGACGACCTGACCAACAATGGCAAAAAGCCCACAACGCAGGTCCTCAGCTTTTCGCACATGGAAGCCGACGCAGCCACGCTGACCGCCCTCCAGCTTCCGGCCGGTTCCAAGGTCTACCACTTCACCCGCCTGCGCAAAGTGGGCGGTAAGCCGCTGGCGCTCATGGAGAACTGGGTCCGCGACGACATCACCACCATGGACGAGTCAATGCTCGCCTCGGAAGGCCTCTACGCCATCCTCCGCCGCGGCGGCGTCAACTTCCGCCTCGCCTCGCAGCGGATCGGTGCCATGATCGCCAACGACTACCAGGCACCGCTCTTGGAGGCGGAGGTCGGCTCGGCTTTGGTCACCATGGAGCGCACCGCCGTCGACGACACCGGACGCATGGTCGAGACCGGCCACCACGTGTACCGGGCCGATTCCTACAGCTTCGAAATGACACTCGTACAGCGCTAA